In Phlebotomus papatasi isolate M1 chromosome 1, Ppap_2.1, whole genome shotgun sequence, the following proteins share a genomic window:
- the LOC129809724 gene encoding major facilitator superfamily domain-containing protein 6 isoform X1: MFRVNLQLLPVKAHYFFFMAAMGPILPQINVIGKQMGIPPDIMGLITSILPIMYVLAKPAVGFLADFFTSLRKVIFMAIIAMMTLCYAGFYLLPMPKEVAGIHHTLSLNASQILPCNSPENSDFRWISVQCSANCSNVVAQLEGNINSSGSDFCAHKAVPESLTGLCVLSCEEHSDLALDNPRVFWAFVLLMCLGTIAFNVINSLSDAVCFDVLEESQEMKYGQQRVWGTIGFGLTALIGGIAVDMATDGVVKSIGPAIIVMIIFSVVDLFTVTRLKLPKLSSESILKDVMKVLKRPGVVTFLIFATIAGIIDSFIIYYMFWHLEEVAAETGYEASIKLIEGCVVAAECLGGEILFFLISGKILKRIGFVHCLSLCFFTYSLRLVLISVIPNPWYLVPIELFMQGATYALCYTCIVAYASAIAPPGTSSTIQGLVAGMDDGLGFAIGSLIGGQMYKRLGGAVSFRVFAAGALVTCIAHIILRPATKSLPSDAREQYEIPPEQEKVGK; the protein is encoded by the exons ATGTTTCGTGTTAATCTGCAACTCTTACCCGTCAAAGCCCATTACTTTTTCTTCATGGCAG CAATGGGACCAATATTGCCTCAAATAAATGTTATCGGGAAGCAAATGGGCATACCACCGGACATAATGGGACTCATCACATCTATCCTGCCCATAATGTATGTTCTAGCGAAGCCTGCAGTTGGATTTCTGGCGGATTTCTTTACA agctTGCGGAAGGTGATCTTCATGGCAATCATCGCAATGATGACACTTTGCTATGCAGGCTTCTATCTCCTGCCTATGCCAAAGGAAGTGGCTGGGATACATCACACCCTTTCCCTGAATGCTTCACAAATTCTTCCATGCAATTCTCCGGAAAATAGCGATTTCCGGTGGATTTCTGTGCAATGCTCAGCAAATTGTTCCAATGTCGTTGCACAATTGGAGGGGAATATTAACTCGAGTGGGAGTGATTTCTGTGCCCATAAAGCAGTACCTGAATCTCTAACGGGACTCTGTGTCCTGTCTTGCGAGGAGCATTCGGATCTAGCTCTGGACAATCCCAGAGTTTTCTGGGCTTTTGTGTTGCTGATGTGCCTGGGAACTATTGCCTTTAATGTGATCAACAGCTTGAGTGATGCTGTCTGTTTTGACGTTCTGGAAGAGAGTCAGGAGATGAAGTATGGTCAGCAGAGGGTTTGGGGTACTATTGGCTTTGGGCTAACTGCTCTGATTGGGGGAATTGCCGTGGATATGGCCACTGATGGGGTTGTAAAGAGTATTGGACCAGCAATAATTGTGATGATCATCTTCAGTGTTGTTGATCTGTTTACGGTGACAAGGCTCAAG CTGCCAAAACTCTCTTCGGAATCCATCCTGAAGGACGTAATGAAGGTTCTCAAACGTCCTGGTGTTGTAACTTTTCTGATCTTTGCCACAATCGCTGGCATCATTGATTCTTTCATCATCTACTACATGTTCTGGCATCTGGAAGAAGTGGCTGCTGAAACTGGCTACGAAGCCTCCATTAAGCTCATCGAGGGTTGTGTGGTGGCAGCAGAATGCCTTGGAGGGGAAATTCTCTTCTTCCTGATCTctggaaaaattctcaagagGATTGGATTTGTCCACTGTCTCAGTCTGTGCTTCTTCACCTACTCTCTGAGGCTCGTTCTCATCTCTGTGATCCCCAATCCTTGGTACCTTGTGCCCATTGAACTTTTTATGCAGGGAGCTACGTACGCTCTGTGTTACACCTGCATCGTGGCTTATGCTTCAGCCATAGCGCCCCCAGGGACATCCTCCACGATCCAAGGACTCGTGGCTGGAATGGATGATGGCCTGGGATTTGCCATTGGAAGTCTGATTGGGGGACAGATGTACAAGAGATTGGGAGGGGCTGTGAGTTTCCGGGTGTTTGCAGCAGGGGCTCTTGTCACCTGCATTGCCCATATTATCCTAAGACCGGCTACCAAGAGCCTCCCATCGGACGCCAGGGAACAATACGAGATTCCACCGGAGCAAGAAAAAGTCGGAAAATAA
- the LOC129809724 gene encoding major facilitator superfamily domain-containing protein 6 isoform X2 — protein MGPILPQINVIGKQMGIPPDIMGLITSILPIMYVLAKPAVGFLADFFTSLRKVIFMAIIAMMTLCYAGFYLLPMPKEVAGIHHTLSLNASQILPCNSPENSDFRWISVQCSANCSNVVAQLEGNINSSGSDFCAHKAVPESLTGLCVLSCEEHSDLALDNPRVFWAFVLLMCLGTIAFNVINSLSDAVCFDVLEESQEMKYGQQRVWGTIGFGLTALIGGIAVDMATDGVVKSIGPAIIVMIIFSVVDLFTVTRLKLPKLSSESILKDVMKVLKRPGVVTFLIFATIAGIIDSFIIYYMFWHLEEVAAETGYEASIKLIEGCVVAAECLGGEILFFLISGKILKRIGFVHCLSLCFFTYSLRLVLISVIPNPWYLVPIELFMQGATYALCYTCIVAYASAIAPPGTSSTIQGLVAGMDDGLGFAIGSLIGGQMYKRLGGAVSFRVFAAGALVTCIAHIILRPATKSLPSDAREQYEIPPEQEKVGK, from the exons ATGGGACCAATATTGCCTCAAATAAATGTTATCGGGAAGCAAATGGGCATACCACCGGACATAATGGGACTCATCACATCTATCCTGCCCATAATGTATGTTCTAGCGAAGCCTGCAGTTGGATTTCTGGCGGATTTCTTTACA agctTGCGGAAGGTGATCTTCATGGCAATCATCGCAATGATGACACTTTGCTATGCAGGCTTCTATCTCCTGCCTATGCCAAAGGAAGTGGCTGGGATACATCACACCCTTTCCCTGAATGCTTCACAAATTCTTCCATGCAATTCTCCGGAAAATAGCGATTTCCGGTGGATTTCTGTGCAATGCTCAGCAAATTGTTCCAATGTCGTTGCACAATTGGAGGGGAATATTAACTCGAGTGGGAGTGATTTCTGTGCCCATAAAGCAGTACCTGAATCTCTAACGGGACTCTGTGTCCTGTCTTGCGAGGAGCATTCGGATCTAGCTCTGGACAATCCCAGAGTTTTCTGGGCTTTTGTGTTGCTGATGTGCCTGGGAACTATTGCCTTTAATGTGATCAACAGCTTGAGTGATGCTGTCTGTTTTGACGTTCTGGAAGAGAGTCAGGAGATGAAGTATGGTCAGCAGAGGGTTTGGGGTACTATTGGCTTTGGGCTAACTGCTCTGATTGGGGGAATTGCCGTGGATATGGCCACTGATGGGGTTGTAAAGAGTATTGGACCAGCAATAATTGTGATGATCATCTTCAGTGTTGTTGATCTGTTTACGGTGACAAGGCTCAAG CTGCCAAAACTCTCTTCGGAATCCATCCTGAAGGACGTAATGAAGGTTCTCAAACGTCCTGGTGTTGTAACTTTTCTGATCTTTGCCACAATCGCTGGCATCATTGATTCTTTCATCATCTACTACATGTTCTGGCATCTGGAAGAAGTGGCTGCTGAAACTGGCTACGAAGCCTCCATTAAGCTCATCGAGGGTTGTGTGGTGGCAGCAGAATGCCTTGGAGGGGAAATTCTCTTCTTCCTGATCTctggaaaaattctcaagagGATTGGATTTGTCCACTGTCTCAGTCTGTGCTTCTTCACCTACTCTCTGAGGCTCGTTCTCATCTCTGTGATCCCCAATCCTTGGTACCTTGTGCCCATTGAACTTTTTATGCAGGGAGCTACGTACGCTCTGTGTTACACCTGCATCGTGGCTTATGCTTCAGCCATAGCGCCCCCAGGGACATCCTCCACGATCCAAGGACTCGTGGCTGGAATGGATGATGGCCTGGGATTTGCCATTGGAAGTCTGATTGGGGGACAGATGTACAAGAGATTGGGAGGGGCTGTGAGTTTCCGGGTGTTTGCAGCAGGGGCTCTTGTCACCTGCATTGCCCATATTATCCTAAGACCGGCTACCAAGAGCCTCCCATCGGACGCCAGGGAACAATACGAGATTCCACCGGAGCAAGAAAAAGTCGGAAAATAA